One segment of Streptomyces sp. XD-27 DNA contains the following:
- a CDS encoding acyl carrier protein translates to MSDTAATLDLDELRTLIADVLDVEEEEVTEDAHFVDDLGVDSLMALEVMVELEKKYSIKLGERELKKITCLRAAHDLIAAKLAKQGR, encoded by the coding sequence CCTCGACGAGCTGCGCACCCTCATCGCCGACGTGCTCGACGTGGAAGAGGAGGAGGTCACCGAAGACGCCCACTTCGTCGACGACCTGGGCGTCGACTCCCTCATGGCCCTGGAGGTCATGGTCGAGCTGGAGAAGAAGTACTCCATCAAGCTGGGCGAGCGTGAGCTGAAGAAGATCACCTGCCTGCGCGCGGCCCACGACCTGATCGCCGCGAAGCTGGCGAAGCAGGGGCGGTGA